CCTCAAGGCGCGATTAGATATTCTTCCAAAGTCGATTCCATTGAAGAATCTGGACCATTGAAATTGGTACATCTTCCAGATGGTTCCACTATTAGAACCAAGGTAAATCTTTCTCTGAAATTCTTAACTTGGAATCCCTATTATTGGAAACTTCAACCAACGTGATaattcaaatgtgtatttgaCCATTTATCTCAATTCCTTTCGTTAGTCTAGCTTGTACGTGACTAACTTTGATAAGCTTCAATTAAGGCCTTAATTGGGTGTGACGGAGTCAATTCTGTGGTGGCAAACTGGCTTGGGCTTCAGAAACCTGTCTATTCTGGGCGCTCTGCAATTAGCGGCTTTGTTGAGTATCCGGAAAAACATGGTTATCAGCCTAAGTTCCACGCGTATTTTGGAGGTGGAGTTCTGTTTGGATTTCTTCCTAGTGATGAGAAGAGTTTGTACTGGTTTTGCACATTCACACCATCTGTTGTTCATTGTAAGCCAGCACCTACATACTGTTTCTTTTGAAGATTTACTtttcgaaggatatttttgttggCTAGAGAGCTTACCTCTCTGAAAGGGGAGCCTTGACTTAATTGGTAAAGTTATTGTCAC
The sequence above is drawn from the Solanum stenotomum isolate F172 unplaced genomic scaffold, ASM1918654v1 scaffold13133, whole genome shotgun sequence genome and encodes:
- the LOC125850037 gene encoding monooxygenase 2-like: LPTIGWTYHSSANISLFEVNSHLRSVILRCSVEYESRCVRRKDLLETLANELPQGAIRYSSKVDSIEESGPLKLVHLPDGSTIRTKALIGCDGVNSVVANWLGLQKPVYSGRSAISGFVEYPEKHGYQPKFHAYFGGGVLFGFLPSDEKSLYWFCTFTPSVVHCKPAPTYCFF